A genomic stretch from Coffea arabica cultivar ET-39 chromosome 10c, Coffea Arabica ET-39 HiFi, whole genome shotgun sequence includes:
- the LOC113710852 gene encoding uncharacterized protein, protein MDKFCFFVTAILTANCATISQAVLHVDQNLSTDASSLLEFKSQVTSDPFRILANWSSTTHVCNWIGVSCNLHQRITALKLSNWSLSGTVSPHLGNLTFLTSLDISFNSFSGFIPYELSNLHGLKLMDFGYNNFSGEIPSWFGTFIELELLLLDSNRFSGVIPVPLCNVSQLKRLNLNDNLLQGSIPQGIANISYLRMLNLRYNQLEGSIPSGIFNLTLLQRIDLTRNSLSGNLPMDICNHPSKLQGLYLSYNHFEGEIPTQLYKCRYIEYLSLSYNQFNGKIPRTLGYLSQLKELYIGGNIFTGEIPSEIGNLTHLEELSIRDSLLTGKVPFSIFNISTLEIIDFSNNSLSGSFPVGMFYNLPALKQMDLSSNQLNGSIPFFIWGCKALVDLGLKHNNFTGGISDRIGNLTSLRKIILDDNKLKGELPSEIGKNINLEVISLRNNHLLGLLQPGIFNMSSLVYIDLAGNQFSGSLPSSIWSTLPKLQEVYLDNNKFSGILPAAISNASMITKLGIIGNSFSGPIPTTLGDLQLLKYLLLGGNNFTRESSTPELRFISSLTKCRQLEVVELSQNQFNGFLPTSLGNFSTSLRSFRAFGSKIKGAIPTEIGNLSSLQAIYLDNNDLTGFIPPSVGKLSRVERIYLERNRLQGQMPAELCQLKNLGDLYLNENMLSGPIPDCLGEIKALRAVFLQSNNLNSTIPSSLWNLEDILGLNLSSNSLSGSLPSEVKNLKVITQLDLSWNQFSGNIPSPLGNAESLAYLSMAHNKFQGNIPESFGNLVSLEYLDLSQNDFTGVIPKSLEKLGYMKYFNVSFNRLEGEIPTGGPFANLTAQSFMHNYALCGSGRLHFPPCKKIASKSRSKKAISMIKYFLPPIILGIIVLAAISFVCRKRKIPRRELPQSDNLLPPKWRKVSYQEILGATDTFNERNLLGTGSFGSVYRGIFSDGSIFAVKVFHAERSSKSFDAECQVLASTRHRNLVKIISCYSNQDFKALVLEYMHNGSLEIWLHSENSFLDTLQRLNIMIDVASALEYLHHDHTPPIVHCDLKPSNILLDEDMTAHICDFGIAKLFDDGEAMVQTKTLATIGYMSPEYGMQGTVSTSGDVYSYGVILLETFTRKRPTDDCFGQGLDLKHWVSKSIQANSMKEVIDSNLIQQEKQKLYAKEECVLSILGLGLDCLVDAPQERINMRDIVSRLKMIKETLQKNVQK, encoded by the exons ATGGATAAATTTTGTTTCTTCGTTACTGCTATACTGACGGCAAACTGTGCTACAATCAGCCAAGCAGTTCTTCATGTTGATCAAAACCTCAGCACTGATGCATCTTCTCTTCTTGAGTTCAAAAGCCAAGTAACTTCTGACCCTTTCAGGATCTTGGCCAATTGGTCTTCCACAACTCATGTTTGTAACTGGATAGGTGTCTCTTGCAATCTCCATCAGAGAATCACAGCCTTAAAGCTGTCAAACTGGAGCCTTTCAGGAACCGTTTCACCTCATCTAggcaatctcacattcctcacaTCATTGGATATTAGTTTTAACAGCTTCAGTGGCTTCATTCCATATGAGTTGTCTAATTTGCATGGTTTGAAACTGATGGATTTTGGGTACAACAACTTCTCTGGAGAGATCCCATCTTGGTTTGGAACCTTCATAGAGCTTGAGCTCCTTCTCCTTGACAGCAACAGGTTCTCAGGTGTCATTCCTGTTCCGCTATGCAATGTGTCGCAGCTGAagagattgaatttgaacgacAATCTTCTTCAAGGAAGTATTCCACAAGGGATTGCTAATATTTCTTACCTGAGGATGTTAAATCTGCGATATAATCAGCTTGAAGGTTCTATACCGTCTGGAATATTCAACCTGACTCTCTTGCAACGTATTGACCTCACAAGGAACAGCCTATCAGGAAATCTGCCAATGGACATCTGCAATCATCCCTCCAAGCTACAAGGTCTTTATCTGTCTTACAATCATTTTGAAGGTGAAATTCCCACACAATTGTACAAATGTAGATACATTGAATATTTGTCACTTTCATACAATCAATTCAATGGCAAAATTCCGAGGACACTTGGGTACTTGAGCCAGCTCAAGGAATTATATATTGGGGGAAACATTTTCACTG GAGAGATTCCTTCAGAGATTGGTAATCTTACACATTTGGAGGAATTGAGCATAAGGGATAGCTTGCTAACAGGGAAAGTTCCGTTTTCTATCTTCAACATATCAACTCTGGAAATAATTGATTTTTCTAACAACAGTCTATCAGGAAGCTTCCCAGTAGGCATGTTTTACAATCTCCCAGCACTAAAACAGATGGATCTTTCTAGCAATCAGCTCAATGGCTCAATTCCCTTTTTCATATGGGGTTGCAAGGCTCTTGTAGACCTAGGACTGAAACACAATAACTTCACAGGTGGCATATCTGATAGGATTGGGAACCTCACTTCGCTCAGAAAGATAATTCTAGACGATAACAAGTTGAAAG GTGAATTACCAAGTGAGATTGGTAAAAACATCAATCTTGAAGTAATCTCTCTAAGAAACAACCACCTCTTGGGCCTCCTCCAACCTGGTATCTTCAACATGTCATCGCTAGTGTATATAGATTTGGCTGGTAATCAATTCTCAGGCTCTCTTCCTTCAAGTATTTGGAGTACACTTCCAAAGCTGCAAGAAGTTTATCTGGACAACAATAAATTCAGCGGAATATTGCCGGCTGCCATATCAAATGCTTCTATGATTACCAAGCTAGGCATTATTGGAAATTCTTTTAGTGGTCCTATACCTACTACGCTAGGTGACTtgcaacttttgaagtatcttttaCTCGGAGGAAACAACTTCACAAGAGAATCTTCAACCCCAGAGTTGAGATTTATCTCTTCTTTAACAAAATGCAGACAGTTGGAGGTTGTGGAATTATCACAGAACCAATTCAATGGTTTCCTTCCGACTTCATTAGGGAATTTTTCTACTTCTCTTCGATCGTTTAGGGCCTTTGGAAGCAAGATCAAGGGTGCAATTCCAACTGAAATTGGAAATTTGAGCAGTCTGCAAGCCATATATCTTGATAACAATGATTTGACGGGATTTATTCCACCCTCAGTGGGGAAATTAAGCCGTGTTGAGCGTATATATCTTGAACGCAATAGATTGCAAGGGCAAATGCCTGCTGAGCTTTGTCAACTGAAAAATCTTGGTGACTTGTATCTGAATGAAAATATGCTTTCTGGTCCAATACCTGATTGTTTGGGTGAAATCAAGGCCTTGAGAGCTGTCTTTTTGCAATCCAACAATTTAAATTCCACAATTCCATCTAGTCTTTGGAACCTTGAAGATATCCTCGGCCTAAACCTGTCTTCAAACTCTTTAAGCGGGAGTCTTCCATCTGAGGTAAAAAATCTGAAGGTTATAACGCAACTAGACTTGTCATGGAATCAATTTTCAGGAAATATTCCAAGTCCTCTGGGAAATGCAGAATCACTAGCTTATCTGTCCATGGCACACAACAAATTTCAAGGAAACATTCCTGAATCTTTTGGAAACCTAGTGAGTTTGGAATATTTAGATCTATCTCAAAATGATTTTACTGGAGTGATACCAAAGTCATTAGAGAAGCTTGGTTACATGAAATACTTCAATGTGTCTTTCAATAGATTAGAAGGGGAAATTCCAACAGGTGGACCTTTTGCCAACTTAACAGCCCAATCATTCATGCATAACTATGCATTGTGTGGTTCAGGCAGGTTACATTTTCCACCCTGCAAAAAAATTGCCTCCAAATCAAGATCAAAGAAAGCTATTTCAATGATCAAGTATTTTTTACCTCCAATTATATTGGGTATCATAGTTTTGGCAGCCATTTCATTTGTGTgcagaaagagaaaaattccaagaaggGAATTACCACAGAGTGATAACCTGTTGCCTCCTAAATGGAGAAAAGTTTCTTATCAAGAGATTTTGGGAGCGACAGATACCTTTAACGAAAGAAACTTACTTGGGACTGGAAGTTTTGGTTCTGTCTACAGAGGGATATTTTCTGATGGCTCCATTTTtgcagtaaaagtttttcacgCAGAAAGATCAAGCAAGAGCTTTGATGCTGAATGTCAAGTACTTGCAAGTACCCGCCATCGAAACTTAGTTAAAATCATCAGCTGTTACAGCAATCAGGACTTCAAGGCTCTGGTACTAGAGTATATGCATAATGGGAGCCTGGAAATCTGGTTGCATTCAGAGAATTCCTTTTTGGACACGCTACAAAGACTAAACATAATGATCGATGTTGCATCAGCTTTAGAATATCTTCACCATGATCATACGCCTCCCATAGTTCATTGCGATTTAAAGCCTAGTAACATCCTGCTAGATGAAGATATGACAGCACatatatgtgattttggtattgcTAAACTCTTTGATGATGGGGAAGCTATGGTTCAAACAAAGACTTTAGCAACTATTGGATACATGTCACCAG AGTATGGAATGCAAGGGACAGTATCGACGAGTGGCGATGTCTATAGTTATGGGGTAATCTTACTAGAAACATTCACAAGGAAAAGGCCAACTGATGACTGTTTTGGACAAGGATTAGATTTGAAGCATTGGGTTAGCAAATCAATACAAGCAAACTCAATGAAGGAAGTTATTGACAGCAATTTAATTCAACAAGAAAAGCAGAAGTTGTATGCAAAGGAAGAATGTGTGCTGTCTATCCTTGGTCTAGGGCTAGATTGTTTAGTTGATGCACCCCAGGAGAGGATTAACATGAGGGACATTGTGAGTAGACTGAAAATGATCAAAGAAACACTTCAGAAAAATGTACAGAAGTAG